The genomic interval GTTTATTTGTGTGTAAGTAAAACCCGAATTGAGGGTAAAATCTGTAGAGAACGAATAATCTAAATCATATTTTAGCAGCTTAGTATTGGCTCCACCTTTACTAAAATTATCCTTGTTCTTATTTTCAAAATATTTGTACTCTTCAGTGATATAAGCTGCCTTTAGGGTCGAAGTAAAATCAGTAGTTCGGGCTATCCATTCTAATAAATTTCGAGAATTAAGATCCTTATATTTACTAAGTGAAGTGGTAACTACTGTACCTGAAAAGTTTCTTTCTCCATCATACAATTGGCTATAAAAGTTGATTTTATGATTTTCATTCAATTTGTAACCAAAGTTGGTGTTCAATCCAGAATTGTAATATTCTCCGTTTTGGTTGACTTGATTTTGATTGAGATATTTATAATTGTTATCCGATTGATTTCTCGAAATACTTATTTGGGAAGCAAATTTACTATCAGAAACCCGTAGATCATAGAAATAACCTTGGGTATTGAAACTCCCCAAATTAACTCGTAACGTATTTTTGAATTGTTTTTTGAAGTTCAATTCGTTGTTCAAATGCACACTTCCACCAATTGCCGAACTGCCATAAATACCACTTCCTCCTCCGCTCCTGACAGAAATACTAGAATAACCCAATGGTGTAATGGTATTAAAATCTGTTTGTCCTAATAGTTGTGAGTTAATATTTATTCCGTTCCAAATAACTGCTGTTTGAGCGGCTGTTGTTCCGCGAAATGAAACTGAAGACACCATGCCATTACCATTTTCTTTAAAATAAAGTAAGCTGTTATAGCGCAATAAATTGGTAAGGGAATTGTAATTTTTTTCGATTACAGAATGGATCAAGACAAAAAGTTGTGGGGAAATATTTAAATAAGGA from Flavobacterium ovatum carries:
- a CDS encoding TonB-dependent receptor yields the protein MIHSVIEKNYNSLTNLLRYNSLLYFKENGNGMVSSVSFRGTTAAQTAVIWNGININSQLLGQTDFNTITPLGYSSISVRSGGGSGIYGSSAIGGSVHLNNELNFKKQFKNTLRVNLGSFNTQGYFYDLRVSDSKFASQISISRNQSDNNYKYLNQNQVNQNGEYYNSGLNTNFGYKLNENHKINFYSQLYDGERNFSGTVVTTSLSKYKDLNSRNLLEWIARTTDFTSTLKAAYITEEYKYFENKNKDNFSKGGANTKLLKYDLDYSFSTDFTLNSGFTYTQINGFGSSINNEKREVGSASLLAKYTLFPRLKMEASARQEVTTNYKAPFLYSVGLVVMPLDNYKIKLNTSKNFRVPTFNDLYWQGSGNPNLNPELSQQVELGQELVTGAFQFVATLYYIHTKDMIRWVPNESGLWKPINTDVVNNKGLELIGHYKKRYKKHGFDLDVAYAYTSSVDEKKEKQLIYVPYHKLTSSLDYSFENWSVNYQFLFNGAVFTTADNLYRLKEYQVSNLSAFCEIDKKQHYKIGFQVMNLFNKSYQTVEIRPMPGINYNLSLTIKY